One part of the Lycium ferocissimum isolate CSIRO_LF1 chromosome 8, AGI_CSIRO_Lferr_CH_V1, whole genome shotgun sequence genome encodes these proteins:
- the LOC132067496 gene encoding uncharacterized protein LOC132067496, with protein MAESTEAIKRSREEEYQETENQENNDNTKRPKSSYNDILSILEEEEYGFESDPVSGSDIFSTLQQELMPNDGFGSDPVDESDPATTGSGKEYEEDDRSSVIRHLLEASDDELGIPSGDGLINGSDLTVVEGNENENETNGGDFPFAISDGLWEFEDEAANYYSLLQSELFM; from the coding sequence atGGCTGAGTCTACAGAAGCAATTAAACGTTCAAGAGAAGAAGAATATCAAGAAactgaaaatcaagaaaataacgATAATACAAAGCGCCCCAAGTCATCATATAATGATATCCTATCCATTCTTGAGGAAGAAGAATACGGGTTTGAGTCCGACCCGGTTTCAGGATCTGACATTTTCAGCACTCTTCAACAAGAGCTCATGCCAAATGATGGGTTCGGGTCAGACCCGGTAGATGAGTCCGACCCGGCTACAACCGGGTCGGGTAAAGAATATGAGGAAGATGATAGAAGTAGTGTTATTAGACACCTTCTAGAAGCTTCTGATGATGAGCTAGGTATACCAAGTGGTGATGGATTAATCAACGGTTCAGATTTAACGGTTGTtgaaggaaatgaaaatgaaaatgaaaccAACGGTGGAGATTTTCCGTTTGCTATATCTGATGGTTTATGGGAGTTTGAAGATGAAGCTGCTAATTATTATTCTTTGTTACAATCTGAACTTTTCATGTAG